A genomic window from Macaca mulatta isolate MMU2019108-1 chromosome 19, T2T-MMU8v2.0, whole genome shotgun sequence includes:
- the C19H19orf67 gene encoding UPF0575 protein C19orf67 homolog isoform X1: MATEQWFEGSLPLDPGETPPPDALEPGTPPCGDPSWSTPPSRPGNPPEPDPEDAEGQLAEAPASTPSPEPLVPGPGPAPPRLSLDILFSPITQQLRYLLKKADDFQSYLLYSRDQVQKEQLAKAMPTFLQMCEPYFLYLEAAARSVPHIYGPLQELVRKGLLEISQQLTLRLEQLVLMYASFGFVDLEETNPLSISCFFCGRFSISLSHEISIFRYCAPTAYTASRFPRYLYKKMRWHLEATPEAPGRGQDSLVDYYFLCYRDTWEDTGQSPANSCPQIQKLWSIGRWVPLGPAEDDLYSWILCPQPLGDYQQLLTIGFEEPTPMLATDLLVQILTGQAGQARPPSAAGPAGWAAQGS, encoded by the exons ATGGCTACGGAGCAGTGGTTCGAGGGGTCGCTCCCCCTAGACCCTGGAGAAACACCGCCTCCAGATGCCTTGGAACCTGGGACGCCGCCCTGCGGAGACCCCTCCTGGTCGACACCCCCTAGCAGGCCTGGGAACCCACCTGAGCCGGACCCTGAAGATGCCGAGGGGCAGTTGGCTGAGGCCCCGGCCTCCACGCCTTCCCCCGAACCTCTGGTCCCCGGGCCCGGGCCAGCACCTCCCCGCCTATCCCTGGACATTTTGTTCAGCCCCATCACCCAACAGCTGCGCTACCTACTCAAGAAGGCGGATGATTTCCAGAGCTACTTGCTCTACAG CAGAGACCAAGTACAGAAGGAGCAGCTGGCCAAGGCCATGCCCACCTTCTTACAGATGTGTGAGCCCTACTTCCTGTACCTGGAGGCAGCCGCGAGAAGCGTACCCCACATCTATGGACCCCTGCAGGAGCTGGTCCGAAAGGGG CTGTTAGAGATCTCCCAACAGCTGACCCTGCGCCTGGAACAGCTGGTCCTCATGTATGCTTCCTTTGGGTTCGTGGACCTGGAGGAGACAAACCCCCTCAG CATCTCCTGTTTCTTTTGTGGGAGGTTCTCCATCAGCCTGTCCCATGAGATCTCCATCTTCAGATACTGTGCTCCAACCGCCTACACTGCCAGCCGCTTTCCCCGCTACCTCTATAAGAAGATGCGCTGGCACCTGGAAGCCACCCCAGAGGCCCCTGGTCGGGGACAAGATTCCCTTGTGGATTA ctaCTTCCTGTGCTATCGAGATACTTGGGAAGACACAGGCCAGAGTCCAGCCAATTCGTGCCCGCAGATCCAGAAGCTGTGGTCCATCGGCCGATGGGTGCCCCTAGGACCAGCCGAGGATGACCTTTATTCATG GATTTTGTGCCCGCAGCCGCTTGGGGACTACCAGCAGCTGCTGACCATCGGCTTCGAGGAGCCCACGCCCATGCTGGCCACCGACCTGCTGGTGCAGATCCTCACGGGCCAGGCAGGCCAGGCCCGGC
- the C19H19orf67 gene encoding UPF0575 protein C19orf67 homolog isoform X2, translating into MATEQWFEGSLPLDPGETPPPDALEPGTPPCGDPSWSTPPSRPGNPPEPDPEDAEGQLAEAPASTPSPEPLVPGPGPAPPRLSLDILFSPITQQLRYLLKKADDFQSYLLYSRDQVQKEQLAKAMPTFLQMCEPYFLYLEAAARSVPHIYGPLQELVRKGLLEISQQLTLRLEQLVLMYASFGFVDLEETNPLRYCAPTAYTASRFPRYLYKKMRWHLEATPEAPGRGQDSLVDYYFLCYRDTWEDTGQSPANSCPQIQKLWSIGRWVPLGPAEDDLYSWPVYPWPPHPRILCPQPLGDYQQLLTIGFEEPTPMLATDLLVQILTGQAGQARPPSAAGPAGWAAQGS; encoded by the exons ATGGCTACGGAGCAGTGGTTCGAGGGGTCGCTCCCCCTAGACCCTGGAGAAACACCGCCTCCAGATGCCTTGGAACCTGGGACGCCGCCCTGCGGAGACCCCTCCTGGTCGACACCCCCTAGCAGGCCTGGGAACCCACCTGAGCCGGACCCTGAAGATGCCGAGGGGCAGTTGGCTGAGGCCCCGGCCTCCACGCCTTCCCCCGAACCTCTGGTCCCCGGGCCCGGGCCAGCACCTCCCCGCCTATCCCTGGACATTTTGTTCAGCCCCATCACCCAACAGCTGCGCTACCTACTCAAGAAGGCGGATGATTTCCAGAGCTACTTGCTCTACAG CAGAGACCAAGTACAGAAGGAGCAGCTGGCCAAGGCCATGCCCACCTTCTTACAGATGTGTGAGCCCTACTTCCTGTACCTGGAGGCAGCCGCGAGAAGCGTACCCCACATCTATGGACCCCTGCAGGAGCTGGTCCGAAAGGGG CTGTTAGAGATCTCCCAACAGCTGACCCTGCGCCTGGAACAGCTGGTCCTCATGTATGCTTCCTTTGGGTTCGTGGACCTGGAGGAGACAAACCCCCTCAG ATACTGTGCTCCAACCGCCTACACTGCCAGCCGCTTTCCCCGCTACCTCTATAAGAAGATGCGCTGGCACCTGGAAGCCACCCCAGAGGCCCCTGGTCGGGGACAAGATTCCCTTGTGGATTA ctaCTTCCTGTGCTATCGAGATACTTGGGAAGACACAGGCCAGAGTCCAGCCAATTCGTGCCCGCAGATCCAGAAGCTGTGGTCCATCGGCCGATGGGTGCCCCTAGGACCAGCCGAGGATGACCTTTATTCATG GCCTGTCTATCCCTGGCCCCCCCACCCCAGGATTTTGTGCCCGCAGCCGCTTGGGGACTACCAGCAGCTGCTGACCATCGGCTTCGAGGAGCCCACGCCCATGCTGGCCACCGACCTGCTGGTGCAGATCCTCACGGGCCAGGCAGGCCAGGCCCGGC
- the SAMD1 gene encoding sterile alpha motif domain-containing protein 1: MAGPPALPPPETAAAATTAAAASSSAASPHYQEWILDTIDSLRSRKARPDLERICRMVRRRHGPEPERTRAELEKLIQQRAVLRVSYKGSISYRNAARVQPPRRGATPPAPPRAPRGAPAAAAAPPPTPAPPPPPAPVAAAAPARAPRAAAAAAATAPPSPGPAQPGPRAQRAAPLAAPPPAPAAPPAVAPPAGPRRAPPPAVAAREPPLPPPPQPPAPPQQQQPPPPQPQPPPEGGAARAGGAARPVSLREVVRYLGGSGGAGGRLTRGRVQGLLEEEAAARGRLERTRLGALALPRGDRPGRAPPAASARQSRSKRGGEERVLEKEEEDDDDEDEDDEDDVSEGSEVPESDRPAGAHHHQLNGERGPQSAKERVKEWTPCGPHQGQDEGRGPAPGSGTRQVFSMTGMNKEGGTASVATGPDSPSPVPLPPGKPALPGADGTPFGCPPGRKEKPSDPVEWTVMDVVEYFTEAGFPEQATAFQEQEIDGKSLLLMQRTDVLTGLSIRLGPALKIYEHHIKVLQQGHFEDDDPDGFLG, translated from the exons ATGGCGGGGCCCCCGGCCCTACCCCCGCCGGAGACGGCGGCGGCCGCCACCACGGCGGCCGCCGCCTCGTCGTCCGCCGCTTCCCCGCACTACCAAGAGTGGATCCTGGACACCATCGACTCGCTGCGCTCGCGCAAGGCGCGGCCGGACCTGGAGCGCATCTGCCGGATGGTGCGGCGGCGGCACGGCCCGGAGCCGGAGCGCACGCGCGCCGAGCTCGAGAAACTGATCCAGCAGCGCGCCGTGCTCCGGGTCAGCTACAAGGGGAGCATCTCGTACCGCAACGCGGCGCGCGTCCAGCCGCCCCGGCGCGGAGCCACCCCGCCGGCCCCGCCGCGCGCCCCCCGCGgggcccccgccgccgccgccgcgccgcCGCCCACGCCCGCCCCGCCGCCACCGCCCGCGCccgtcgccgccgccgccccggCCCGGGCGCCCcgcgcggccgccgccgccgccgccacagCGCCCCCCTCGCCCGGCCCCGCGCAGCCGGGCCCCCGCGCGCAGCGGGCCGCGCCCCTGGCCGCGCCGCCGCCTGCGCCAGCCGCTCCCCCGGCGGTGGCGCCCCCGGCCGGCCCGCGCCGCGCCCCCCCGCCCGCCGTCGCCGCCCGGgagccgccgctgccgccgccgccacaGCCGCCGGCGCcgccacagcagcagcagccgccgccgccgcagccaCAGCCGCCGCCTGAGGGGGGCGCGGCGCGGGCCGGCGGCGCAGCGCGGCCCGTGAGCCTGCGGGAAGTCGTGCGCTACCTCGGGGGCAGCGGCGGCGCCGGCGGTCGCCTAACCCGCGGCCGCGTGCAGGGGCTGCTGGAAGAGGAGGCGGCGGCGCGAGGCCGCCTGGAGCGCACCCGTCTCGGAGCGCTTGCGCTGCCCCGCGGGGACAGGCCCGGACGAGCGCCGCCGGCCGCCAGCGCCCGCCAGTCTCGGAGCAAG AGAGGTGGAGAAGAGCGAGTGCttgaaaaagaggaggaagatgatgatgatgaagatgaagatgatgaagatgatgtgTCAGAGGGCTCTGAAGTGCCCGAGAGTGATCGtcctgcaggtgcccaccaccaccagctTAACGGCGAGCGGGGACCTCAGAGTGCCAAGGAGAGGGTCAAGGAGTGGACGCCCTGCGGACCGCACCAGGGCCAGGATGAAGGGCGGGGGCCAGCCCCGGGCAGCGGCACCCGCCAGGTGTTCTCCATGACAGGCATGAACAAGGAGGGGGGAACAG ctTCTGTTGCCACGGGGCCAGACTCTCCGTCCCCCGTGCCTTTGCCCCCAGGCAAACCAGCCCTACCTGGGGCCGACGGGACCCCCTTTGGCTGTCC TCCCGGGCGCAAAGAGAAGCCGTCTGATCCCGTGGAATGGACGGTGATGGATGTTGTGGAATATTTTACCGAGGCTGGCTTCCCGGAGCAGGCGACAGCTTTCCAAGAACAG GAAATTGATGGCAAATCTTTGCTGCTTATGCAGCGTACAGATGTGCTCACCGGCCTGTCCATCCGCCTCGGGCCAGCCCTGAAAATCTACGAGCACCACATCAAGGTGCTTCAGCAAGGCCACTTTGAGGATGATGACCCCGATGGCTTCTTAGGCTGA